The DNA region GTTTTTTCTTTTGAATTGTATGATGGAACAAAAATAGTTTACAAGCCAAGATCACTCGCAGCAGAAAGTTATCTCAACCGTGTAATTGCCCAAGTCAATAATAGAAAAGAATATTTACCTATTCCAACCCTGATTGATAAAGGCGAATATGGTTGGATGAGTTTTATAGAAACCCCCAACAAAATATCGATCTTCCACGAAGAGATAGCCAAGCAACTTGGAGTACTACTTGGTATTTCAACTATTGTTAAGTTATACGATCTTCACTCAGAAAATGTTGTACTATCTAAATTGGGCATAGTAGTTGTGGATGCTGAGGCAATTTACCTCGCTCACCCAAAAGTAATCAATAACAAGACATTTTTTATCCCCCCATCCGTTTTGGATATAGGCATCCTTCCATCAGCTATTGGGATCAACAGAGATAATTGGTGGGATATATCTGTCGCCGGAATTACAGGCAATAGAAAGACTATGCCTACTCACATTACCTACAAACCAAATCAATTTGGGGAGTATATTCCAGAAGTTGGTTACCATAAAATTTCGCAAGATCACGCTCACATATCTACATCTTTATCGAGTCTACCTCTTCAGGTAATATCTCAAAAAATAGGCGAGGGATTTCAGGAAAGTATAGGAATCTTAATGGACTCCTCCACATTGATACCAACACAACAAGAACGTTATAAATTTAGGTATATTCATCGTTCAACTTCCTCCTACCTAAGATCGCTATTACGAATGACTGATGCTTCTTGTGGAAAAAGTGAAGAAGCATTAATAAAGGAAACTTATTATTATATTGATGAATTATTAAATCAGTTTCGCCAAGAAAAAAACATAAAAACCATATCGATAGTAGCCGAAGAGGTTTCATCGCTATTACACGGAGATGTTCCAAGATTAACATCTTTACACTTAGATAAATGTTACCCAGAAAACCAAGCTAATGAAAAATGGCGATTTCCATCAATTAAAGACTCAATTGATATGATCAACCTCAGCTTCAAAGCTCGCTATGAATTTGTTGAATTAAAAGAACAACAAACGACCGAGCAATATCAACAAGACGACATTGAAGTTGATGCAGAAACAAATTTTATTGACCGGGTCGCAATAGAAATACAAAAGAATATATCTGTAATCGAAGTATACTCAAGTTGCAAGAAAGTTATTGGGATCAGCCCAAATCCCATATCAAATTTACCAGAACTCCAAGAATTAGATTTGTCCTTATACAAGGGCGTTGCTGGAATAATATTTTTTCTTGGGACTCAACACATCTTAGGTAAAAAACTCTCTAGTGACAAATTTACCCAGATAATCGAATCTATTAGCGATGAAATCTCAACAACAGAACACAACACCATAATTCAAGAAAGTTCGCTAACAGAAGGGCTATTAGGAGTACTGTACACAAGCGGGTATATGTACAAACTAGCCTCTCTTCAGCACAAATCTACAACTTTATGGGCATCCTTTATTGACCTAATTCTAAATTTAATTGACAATAAAAAAATCATTTCCACAAATAATAATGATGTACTCTCAGGCAAGGCCGGGTGGCTATTAGTACTTGAAAGTATTTACAAATTAGAAAAACGCGCCTCAATAAAAAAACGAATCAAAAAATACACTAAAGAATTAATAATATCGCAACAAGATACTGGGGCTTGGGAATCATTAGGAAAACAAGCGATGTGCGGGTTTTCTCATGGAGCAGCTGGAATACGCTATGCACTGGGAAGAGTATTCAATTTAGGATTAGGGCTGGAGAAAGATATCATTCAAGCAATGAATAAGGCATTAGCATTTGAACAAAAGAATTATGACCACATCAAGAAAAACTGGAGGGATTTTCGTTTTGATAACGAGCAATTAAATATAAATTTTAGTGCATGGTGTCATGGTGCAGCAGGAATTGGTTTGGCAGAAATTGGAATTTCACGGCTGGGGTTGTCTTTTGAACCCAACAGATTTTTACAAGAAGATAATCTGTTCTTTGAAAACAGGAAGCTATCCCTTTGTTGTGGGATAGGAGCCTACGACGAAATTAGCAGGTTGACAGGTATTGAAAACAAATACAATAAACTGTCTGCCCCGCATAGCAATAACCTCCATGAGCAATCAAAAACCGACGAATTAATATTATTGTTTAGGTCAGAGTTAGGTTCTTCATTTTTACAAGCTATTTACAAAGCTGAGCCAGAATTACCATCATTACTTTTACTAGAATGAACTTTAGGCATGGCGGTCCGCCAATTCAAACAATATCGCAAGAAGAACTTGACTTAAAAATATCATCTTGAGAGAAGGATATCTATGCCTAATACAAGAGTCTCGTCGGTCACAAAAAAACATTCTCCGAGAGTGGCACAGTTATTGAGATGAAATGTAACTTATAAACCTAATTGAACATACAGACTTCTGTTGGAGATGCCAAACACGATTCAAATATTTGATATTTCAAAGCTATTAACTAAGAAAGTTGAATTCTTATCGTGCCAAAACACCATTTTCGATTTTACTGAAAGGAGCAGGATTCTCTACATTAACTAAAACAGCTTTGGAAGAATTCGAAAAATCTATATCACCACCATGTTCACAAACTGCTTCTAACATTGAGGGCGACCAAAAACTTTTATAATTAAGAACAAGCGACCTTCTCTTGATAAGAGACCTATTTTTATAAGAACCATGTACTATATAACCGCTAAAATATGCAACATCGCCTGGTGACAATTCTAATGGAACAGCCTGGGAAGTATCTATATCTATCAACTCGCTTCTAACCCAATCTTCACTATTATCTACCAGTGTTGTTGGATACAATCGACCATACTTGTGACTTTCAGGAATAACCCATATACATCCATTCTCAGTTGTAGCTTTATCAATTGCAATCCAAACAGTGACAAGCGAACGATCGCGAGTCGGTGTGAACAACTCATCCTGATGCCAAGGTTGGCCTCTTTTACCTGGACTCTTCATGTAAAGCATAGACTGAACCAATGAAA from Anaerolineales bacterium includes:
- a CDS encoding DUF4135 domain-containing protein codes for the protein MEKIREEAKNQLKSRWREIGLPNYTYDIFAESIETTYALTNRGNSEFLKKELFSLLTNSQNINKNNLWDTPQEIANQSINLLFNKMQSTNLKTIENDFISFLFIKLKNLLYPAIFEFCRNSFRQTTSLEEFFTEYPLLKLRATHILSCSIYNIHSAINSYISDRNQLKSIFSIKDTKIKRIQCLNSDPHNGHRIVFSFELYDGTKIVYKPRSLAAESYLNRVIAQVNNRKEYLPIPTLIDKGEYGWMSFIETPNKISIFHEEIAKQLGVLLGISTIVKLYDLHSENVVLSKLGIVVVDAEAIYLAHPKVINNKTFFIPPSVLDIGILPSAIGINRDNWWDISVAGITGNRKTMPTHITYKPNQFGEYIPEVGYHKISQDHAHISTSLSSLPLQVISQKIGEGFQESIGILMDSSTLIPTQQERYKFRYIHRSTSSYLRSLLRMTDASCGKSEEALIKETYYYIDELLNQFRQEKNIKTISIVAEEVSSLLHGDVPRLTSLHLDKCYPENQANEKWRFPSIKDSIDMINLSFKARYEFVELKEQQTTEQYQQDDIEVDAETNFIDRVAIEIQKNISVIEVYSSCKKVIGISPNPISNLPELQELDLSLYKGVAGIIFFLGTQHILGKKLSSDKFTQIIESISDEISTTEHNTIIQESSLTEGLLGVLYTSGYMYKLASLQHKSTTLWASFIDLILNLIDNKKIISTNNNDVLSGKAGWLLVLESIYKLEKRASIKKRIKKYTKELIISQQDTGAWESLGKQAMCGFSHGAAGIRYALGRVFNLGLGLEKDIIQAMNKALAFEQKNYDHIKKNWRDFRFDNEQLNINFSAWCHGAAGIGLAEIGISRLGLSFEPNRFLQEDNLFFENRKLSLCCGIGAYDEISRLTGIENKYNKLSAPHSNNLHEQSKTDELILLFRSELGSSFLQAIYKAEPELPSLLLLE
- a CDS encoding phytanoyl-CoA dioxygenase family protein, which produces MEQQYLEPLEKFRKDGFWIVRNAVDEKSLLHLEEEISAFQNNSYKIPWLTGIYEYPDEVNAIHFPHRVSEKIYNAALDKRITVWASLFCGANYYDWYGHISLVQSMLYMKSPGKRGQPWHQDELFTPTRDRSLVTVWIAIDKATTENGCIWVIPESHKYGRLYPTTLVDNSEDWVRSELIDIDTSQAVPLELSPGDVAYFSGYIVHGSYKNRSLIKRRSLVLNYKSFWSPSMLEAVCEHGGDIDFSNSSKAVLVNVENPAPFSKIENGVLAR